One segment of Ficedula albicollis isolate OC2 chromosome 2, FicAlb1.5, whole genome shotgun sequence DNA contains the following:
- the ELP6 gene encoding elongator complex protein 6: MRPGTSRGSEQLNPGTAAAPRSLLQRIVGSIQAHELLGASPERPDAGKFTLLRDTRTDGSFLVHHFLSFYLRAGCKVCFVALLQSFSHYSIVAQKLGVNLAAAKEQGQLVFLEGLKSCLDLLFGEEEQPGQPSPLQFLSGSSGELRALFDFVRVSLTPCAQASWKGPVLLVDDLSVLLSLGAAPVAVLDFIHYCRVSVCCQLQGNIVVLVHSSEDSEDEENELVVNSLCHHSDLILWAEGLATGFCKDVHGQIKIIKRLSLRQAAEQDQVQIYQYKIQDRNVTFFARGLSAAVL; this comes from the exons CGATCCAAGCCCACGAGCTGCTCGGGGCCTCCCCGGAGCGGCCGGACGCG GGTAAATTCACACTGCTGCGAGACACCCGGACAGATGGCAGCTTCCTGGTGCACCACTTCCTCTCCTTCTACCTCAGAG ctggctGCAAGGTTTGCTTTGTGGCCCTGCTCCAGTCCTTCAGCCACTACAGCATCGTGGCACAGAAGCTG GGGGTCAATCTGGCAGCTGccaaggagcagggacagcttgtcTTCCTGGAGGGCCTCAAGTCCTGCCTTGACCTCCTGtttggggaggaggagcagccaggacagcccagTCCTCTGCAGTTCCTGAG CGGGAGCAGCGGTGAGCTGCGAGCCCTGTTTGACTTTGTGCGGGTGTCCCTGactccctgtgcccaggcttCCTGGAAAGGGCCCGTGCTGCTGGTGGATGACCTCAgtgtgctgctgagcctgggggctgctccagTGGCCGTGCTGGACTTCATCCACTACTGCCGTGTGTCCgtgtgctgccagctgcag GGGAACATCGTGGTGCTGGTTCACAGCAGCGAGGATTCAGAAGATGAGGAGAACGAGCTGGTTGTGAACTCCCTGTGCCATCACAGTGACCTCATCCtgtgggcagaggggctggccACTGGCTTCTGCAAGGATGTTCATGggcag ATTAAGATAATCAAGAGATTGTCCTTGCGGCAGGCAGCGGAGCAGGATCAGGTCCAGATCTACCAGTACAAGATCCAGGACAGGAACGTCACCTTTTTCGCGCGGGGGCTGTCGGCTGCAGtcctgtga